A section of the Agrococcus sp. SGAir0287 genome encodes:
- the purF gene encoding amidophosphoribosyltransferase, which yields MCGIVGLVSTSPVNQQVYDALALLQHRGQDSCGIATIDGRHAHVRKAQGQVREAFRTRDMRTLLGNVGLGHVRYATKGEASNELEAQPFYVNAPYGIVLVHNGNLTNTRELAAQLETLDMRHVNSGSDTEMLVNVLGSELQQLVNGSGLDADQLFTAVRRVHERVEGSYAAIALIAGHGMLGFRDPYGIRPLILGRRPAGNRMEWVLASESLVLEASGYEVVRDVAPGEAVFITLDGEMVSQQCHPNPVLLPCSFEYVYLARPDSTMNGIGVYDARLRLGDRLADTIAQYTPSGDIDVVMPIPDSARPAAMQVARRLGIEYREGYYKNRYVGRTFIMPGQEQRKRSVRQKLNAMPSEFRGKNVLVVDDSIVRGTTSREIVEMTRQAGANKVTFTSAAPPVRFPHVYGINMPSRAELIAAGKTIPEVNRALGADYTVYQEVADMQSAILEGSDIAGLDMSCFTGEYVTGTVTDEYLSWVERTQLS from the coding sequence GTGTGCGGCATCGTCGGCCTGGTCTCCACCAGCCCCGTCAACCAGCAGGTCTACGACGCGCTGGCGCTCCTCCAGCACCGAGGCCAGGACTCCTGCGGCATCGCCACCATCGACGGTCGGCACGCCCACGTCCGCAAGGCGCAGGGGCAGGTGCGCGAGGCCTTCCGCACGCGCGACATGCGCACCCTCCTCGGCAACGTCGGCCTCGGTCACGTGCGCTACGCGACGAAGGGCGAGGCGTCGAACGAGCTCGAGGCCCAGCCGTTCTACGTGAACGCGCCCTACGGCATCGTGCTCGTGCACAACGGCAACCTCACGAACACCCGCGAGCTCGCGGCGCAGCTCGAGACGCTCGACATGCGGCACGTGAACTCGGGCTCCGACACCGAGATGCTCGTCAACGTGCTCGGCTCCGAGCTGCAGCAGCTCGTGAACGGCTCGGGCCTCGACGCCGACCAGCTCTTCACCGCCGTGCGTCGCGTGCACGAGCGCGTCGAGGGCTCGTACGCCGCCATCGCGCTCATCGCCGGCCACGGCATGCTCGGCTTCCGCGACCCCTACGGCATCCGCCCGCTCATCCTCGGCCGTCGCCCGGCGGGCAATCGGATGGAGTGGGTGCTCGCGTCGGAGTCGCTCGTGCTCGAGGCGTCGGGCTACGAGGTCGTGCGCGACGTCGCGCCGGGCGAGGCCGTGTTCATCACGCTCGACGGCGAGATGGTCTCGCAGCAGTGCCACCCGAACCCGGTGCTCCTGCCGTGCTCGTTCGAGTACGTCTACCTGGCCCGCCCCGACTCGACGATGAACGGCATCGGCGTCTACGACGCGCGGCTGCGCCTCGGCGACCGCCTCGCCGACACCATCGCGCAGTACACACCGAGCGGCGACATCGACGTCGTCATGCCCATCCCCGACTCCGCGCGGCCCGCGGCGATGCAGGTCGCCAGGCGGCTCGGCATCGAGTACCGCGAGGGCTACTACAAGAACCGCTACGTCGGGCGGACGTTCATCATGCCCGGCCAGGAGCAGCGCAAGCGGTCGGTGCGGCAGAAGCTCAACGCGATGCCGAGCGAGTTCCGCGGCAAGAACGTGCTCGTCGTCGACGACTCGATCGTGCGCGGCACGACGAGCCGCGAGATCGTCGAGATGACGCGGCAGGCCGGCGCGAACAAGGTCACGTTCACGTCCGCGGCGCCGCCCGTGCGCTTCCCGCACGTGTACGGCATCAACATGCCCTCGCGCGCCGAGCTCATCGCCGCCGGCAAGACCATCCCCGAGGTCAATCGGGCGCTCGGCGCCGACTACACCGTGTATCAGGAGGTCGCGGACATGCAGTCGGCGATCCTCGAGGGCTCGGACATCGCCGGCCTCGACATGTCGTGCTTCACGGGCGAGTACGTCACGGGCACCGTGACGGACGAGTACCTCTCCTGGGTCGAGCGCACCCAGCTGAGCTGA
- a CDS encoding M1 family aminopeptidase — protein sequence MTRSNGRPSTARRLAALALPLVLLGGLATASSTAAAAAEPVPGAQTSGDAMFPNVGNGGYDALDYDVAIAWTPGATLAASTIEATSTMTARAEGELSSFSLDFEGLVVDAVTVNGQPATWERIVDPASITFKLVITPAAPVSGTFTTTVAYHGVPSRHVDADGSFEGWNVTADGATMLGQPVGSMTGYPHNNTPADKATYTFTLDIPSTITNAAGTGAAAAVSNGELLSRTPSADGTRTTWVWEQREPMASELALVSIGKYDVIESNVTLTDGTVIPAWSFMDSALSETNKTTIRTRVALLETIIRNLETIYGPYPGNSTGVVVDTVPSGISYALETQDRSFFPSAGTVAGNTLIHELVHQWYGNHVSPTTWTDIWIAEGMATWGPQYYNSAEGFGAGNPSERTYFNSWNNLAASSTSWQIPPGAQTDSAELYGYQTYTRSAQFWAALRVAIRDEAYFALIEEWQTRYAGTSRTGADLLALAEELSGRDLGAFYQDWILDAGKPSWPDKVDVTLTAAAETEALQRGDVVTYTLSATNVGYGPLNASVVTVDVSSLLARATIDPATLPAGITLEGTTLTWAVPATPASATPPAAPVTATFDATIADDASGGTIEATAEVASLGGSCVDCATSLLVDDQPLDAATPVVSGTPQVGEELTAVTDGWTEGTTFAYQWLVDGEPVEGATDATFLVPASAVGLDVAVTVTGSAEGYVTEERTSEPVGAVVGAVLTAAAPVVTGTPRVGETLGAATDGWTEGTTFAYQWLVDGEPVDGATEATFVVPASAVGLDVAVTVTGSAEGYVTEERTSEPVGPVTAADVDPEPSAPAPSAPAPSAPAPSAPGAPAPSGAAGGLPVTGGTSAADALPWALALLLAGLGIVGVGAARRRAATTR from the coding sequence ATGACCCGATCGAACGGTCGACCCTCGACCGCGCGGCGCCTCGCCGCCCTCGCCCTCCCGCTCGTGCTGCTGGGCGGGCTCGCCACGGCGAGCTCGACCGCCGCCGCCGCCGCCGAGCCCGTCCCCGGCGCGCAGACCTCGGGCGACGCCATGTTCCCGAACGTCGGCAACGGCGGCTACGACGCGCTCGACTACGACGTCGCGATCGCCTGGACACCCGGAGCGACCCTCGCCGCGAGCACGATCGAGGCGACCTCGACGATGACGGCCCGCGCCGAGGGCGAGCTGAGCAGCTTCTCGCTCGACTTCGAGGGCCTCGTCGTCGACGCCGTCACCGTGAACGGCCAGCCGGCGACGTGGGAGCGCATCGTCGACCCCGCTTCCATCACGTTCAAGCTCGTCATCACCCCCGCGGCGCCCGTGAGCGGGACGTTCACGACGACCGTGGCCTACCACGGCGTACCCAGCCGGCACGTGGACGCCGACGGCTCCTTCGAAGGTTGGAACGTCACGGCGGACGGCGCGACCATGCTCGGCCAGCCCGTCGGGTCGATGACGGGCTACCCGCACAACAACACCCCCGCCGACAAGGCGACGTACACGTTCACGCTCGACATCCCGTCGACGATCACGAACGCCGCGGGGACCGGAGCCGCGGCGGCCGTGAGCAACGGCGAGCTGCTGTCGCGGACGCCGTCGGCCGACGGCACGCGCACCACCTGGGTGTGGGAGCAGCGCGAGCCCATGGCCTCGGAGCTCGCCCTCGTCTCCATCGGCAAGTACGACGTCATCGAGTCGAACGTCACGCTGACCGACGGCACCGTCATCCCGGCGTGGTCGTTCATGGACAGCGCGCTGAGCGAGACGAACAAGACCACCATCCGCACGCGCGTCGCGCTGCTCGAGACGATCATCCGCAACCTCGAGACCATCTACGGCCCCTACCCCGGCAACAGCACGGGCGTCGTCGTCGACACGGTGCCGTCCGGCATCAGCTACGCGCTCGAGACCCAGGATCGATCGTTCTTCCCGTCGGCGGGCACCGTCGCCGGCAACACGCTCATCCACGAGCTCGTGCACCAGTGGTACGGCAACCACGTCTCCCCGACGACCTGGACGGACATCTGGATCGCCGAGGGCATGGCGACGTGGGGTCCGCAGTACTACAACTCGGCCGAGGGCTTCGGCGCCGGCAACCCCTCCGAGCGCACCTACTTCAACTCCTGGAACAACCTGGCGGCGTCGAGCACGAGCTGGCAGATCCCGCCGGGAGCGCAGACCGACTCGGCCGAGCTGTACGGCTACCAGACCTACACGCGCTCGGCGCAGTTCTGGGCGGCGCTGCGCGTCGCGATCCGTGACGAGGCGTACTTCGCGCTCATCGAGGAGTGGCAGACCCGCTACGCGGGCACGAGCCGCACGGGTGCCGACCTGCTCGCGCTCGCCGAGGAGCTCTCGGGCCGCGACCTCGGCGCGTTCTACCAGGACTGGATCCTCGACGCGGGCAAGCCGAGCTGGCCGGACAAGGTCGACGTGACGCTCACGGCGGCCGCCGAGACGGAGGCGCTGCAGCGCGGCGACGTCGTGACGTACACGCTGAGCGCGACCAACGTGGGCTACGGCCCGCTGAACGCATCCGTCGTGACGGTCGACGTCTCCTCGCTCCTCGCTCGCGCGACGATCGATCCCGCGACGCTGCCCGCAGGCATCACCCTCGAGGGCACGACGCTGACGTGGGCGGTGCCCGCGACGCCCGCCTCGGCCACGCCTCCTGCGGCACCCGTCACGGCGACGTTCGACGCGACGATCGCCGACGACGCATCCGGCGGCACGATCGAGGCGACGGCCGAGGTGGCGAGCCTCGGCGGCTCGTGCGTCGACTGCGCGACGAGCCTCCTCGTCGACGACCAGCCCCTCGACGCGGCCACCCCCGTCGTGTCCGGCACGCCGCAGGTCGGCGAGGAGCTGACGGCCGTCACGGATGGTTGGACCGAGGGCACGACCTTCGCGTACCAGTGGCTCGTCGACGGCGAGCCGGTGGAGGGTGCGACGGACGCGACGTTCCTCGTGCCGGCGTCGGCGGTCGGCCTCGACGTCGCCGTGACGGTCACCGGCTCCGCGGAGGGCTACGTCACCGAGGAGCGGACGAGCGAGCCGGTCGGTGCCGTCGTCGGCGCCGTGCTGACGGCGGCCGCGCCCGTCGTGACCGGCACGCCGCGCGTCGGCGAGACGCTCGGCGCGGCGACCGACGGCTGGACCGAGGGCACGACCTTCGCGTACCAGTGGCTCGTCGACGGTGAGCCGGTCGATGGTGCGACGGAGGCGACGTTCGTGGTGCCGGCGTCTGCGGTCGGCCTCGACGTCGCCGTGACGGTCACCGGCTCCGCGGAGGGCTACGTCACCGAGGAGCGGACGAGCGAGCCGGTCGGTCCCGTCACGGCCGCCGACGTCGATCCCGAGCCGTCCGCTCCCGCGCCGTCCGCGCCCGCCCCGTCGGCACCCGCACCGTCGGCACCTGGCGCCCCCGCGCCGAGCGGTGCTGCAGGCGGGCTCCCCGTGACCGGCGGCACGAGCGCAGCGGACGCCCTGCCGTGGGCGCTGGCGCTGCTGCTCGCGGGGCTCGGCATCGTCGGCGTCGGCGCGGCCCGTCGCAGGGCGGCCACCACCCGATAG
- a CDS encoding RecQ family ATP-dependent DNA helicase, translating to MSGAQTTHEQAERPTSAHEAVAQRVIEALAGPLARLRDDQQTAVDALVAGDGARVLVVQRTGWGKSAVYWVATAIRRAQGHGPTLVVSPLLSLMRDQVAAAQRGGLVAAAINSSNVGEWREIERALADDEVDVVLVSPERLANPGFGARVLDAIGHRLGLLVIDEAHAVSDWGHDFRPDYRRVSDVLQRLSPTTPVLATTATANARVTADVAAQLGTIGGTETLVLRGPLSRASLALNVVPALTPIERYAWVVDHLPALPGSGIVYALTVADAERLATAVRAVHGDALRVEAYTGQLEPAARERLEDDLLQNRVKALVATSALGMGYDKPDLGFVVHVGAPPSPVSYYQQVGRAGRGIEHAEVVLLHSESDAGVWDYFATATIPDEQQMATLLGELSAEPASVVDLEARTGLRRTRVELMLKQLAVDGVVERSADGWSATGTPWHYDRAHYDGVVAVRRREADIMRDYARGRRCLMQLLQESLDDPTAAPCGRCSVCTGALSQGLAGAPSPETVRAISTALRGSAHELEPRRMWPGGALGRGRIPEGLRAETGRVIVHADAPEWSDALRAAIAGDEAALDELGRAAVATLAAWRTTWPARPDVAVMLRAAPDAGALAQGVAERIASAGRLDLAHATVADVPGRELTSADEAAAWQRSIQVPTDVAGRTVLLVVDATASQWPVTIAAARLREAGAAHVLPLLVHRRV from the coding sequence GTGAGCGGGGCGCAGACGACACACGAGCAGGCGGAGCGCCCGACGAGCGCGCACGAGGCGGTCGCGCAGCGGGTGATCGAGGCGCTCGCCGGCCCGCTCGCGCGCCTGCGCGACGACCAGCAGACGGCGGTCGACGCACTCGTGGCCGGCGACGGAGCGCGCGTGCTCGTCGTGCAGCGCACGGGATGGGGCAAGTCGGCCGTGTACTGGGTGGCGACGGCCATCCGGCGCGCGCAGGGGCACGGTCCGACGCTCGTCGTGAGCCCGCTGCTGTCGCTCATGCGCGATCAGGTCGCCGCGGCGCAGCGCGGTGGGCTCGTCGCCGCCGCCATCAACTCGTCGAACGTCGGCGAGTGGCGCGAGATCGAGCGCGCGCTCGCCGACGACGAGGTCGACGTCGTGCTCGTGTCGCCCGAGCGGCTCGCGAACCCGGGCTTCGGCGCCCGCGTGCTCGACGCCATCGGCCATCGGCTCGGCTTGCTGGTGATCGACGAGGCGCATGCGGTCTCCGACTGGGGCCACGACTTCCGCCCCGACTACCGGCGCGTGTCCGACGTGCTGCAGCGGCTGTCGCCGACGACGCCCGTGCTCGCGACGACGGCGACGGCCAACGCGCGCGTCACCGCCGACGTCGCGGCGCAGCTCGGCACGATCGGCGGCACCGAGACGCTCGTGCTGCGCGGCCCGCTCTCGCGCGCCTCGCTCGCGCTGAACGTCGTGCCGGCGCTCACGCCGATCGAGCGCTACGCCTGGGTCGTCGACCACCTGCCCGCGCTGCCCGGCTCGGGCATCGTCTACGCGCTCACGGTCGCCGACGCCGAGCGGCTCGCGACGGCCGTGCGCGCCGTGCACGGCGACGCCCTCCGCGTCGAGGCGTACACGGGGCAGCTCGAGCCGGCCGCGCGCGAGCGCCTCGAGGACGACCTGCTGCAGAACCGCGTCAAGGCGCTCGTCGCGACGAGCGCGCTCGGCATGGGCTACGACAAGCCCGACCTCGGCTTCGTCGTGCACGTCGGCGCGCCGCCGTCGCCCGTGTCCTACTACCAGCAGGTCGGGCGAGCGGGCCGCGGCATCGAGCACGCCGAGGTCGTGCTGCTGCACTCGGAGTCGGATGCGGGCGTGTGGGACTACTTCGCGACCGCGACGATCCCCGACGAGCAGCAGATGGCGACGCTGCTGGGCGAGCTGAGCGCCGAGCCGGCGTCCGTCGTCGACCTCGAGGCGCGCACGGGCCTGCGCCGCACGCGCGTCGAGCTCATGCTCAAGCAGCTCGCCGTCGACGGCGTCGTCGAGCGATCCGCCGACGGCTGGTCGGCGACCGGCACGCCCTGGCACTACGACCGTGCCCACTACGACGGCGTCGTCGCCGTGCGCCGCCGCGAGGCCGACATCATGCGCGACTACGCGCGCGGCAGGCGATGCCTCATGCAGCTGCTGCAGGAGTCGCTCGACGACCCGACGGCGGCGCCGTGCGGCCGCTGCTCGGTCTGCACGGGCGCGCTGTCCCAAGGGCTCGCGGGCGCGCCGAGCCCCGAGACGGTCCGGGCCATCAGCACGGCGCTGCGCGGCAGCGCGCACGAGCTCGAGCCGCGGCGCATGTGGCCCGGCGGTGCGCTCGGCCGCGGACGCATCCCGGAGGGTCTGCGCGCCGAGACCGGTCGCGTCATCGTGCATGCCGACGCGCCGGAGTGGTCGGATGCGCTGCGCGCCGCGATCGCCGGCGACGAGGCTGCGCTCGACGAGCTCGGCCGCGCGGCGGTCGCGACGCTCGCGGCGTGGCGCACGACGTGGCCGGCGCGGCCGGACGTCGCCGTCATGCTGCGCGCGGCGCCGGACGCCGGCGCCCTCGCGCAGGGCGTGGCGGAGCGCATCGCGAGCGCCGGCCGGCTCGACCTCGCGCACGCGACGGTCGCCGACGTGCCGGGCCGCGAGCTCACGTCGGCCGACGAGGCCGCCGCGTGGCAGCGATCGATCCAGGTGCCGACCGACGTCGCCGGTCGTACGGTGCTGCTCGTCGTCGACGCCACGGCCTCGCAGTGGCCCGTGACGATCGCGGCGGCGCGGCTACGCGAGGCGGGCGCGGCCCACGTGCTGCCGCTGCTCGTGCACCGTCGCGTCTGA
- a CDS encoding histidine phosphatase family protein yields the protein MTTIHLVRHGRTVWHDGNRYAGASDVALDDVGRAQAAALAPWAASAGLDAVVASDLTRAIDTARVAADAAGVELRVDARLREVDFGSGEGLTTAEQEARMPQARAAFVARPASSPLPGGEAGADAAARAWAALGDVVDAVGDGTALVVAHTTLIRLVLCRALGIPLDEYRRVLPRLDNATRTTLDARRDGDGLRVALLAYNAPVA from the coding sequence ATGACGACGATCCATCTCGTGCGGCACGGCCGCACCGTGTGGCACGACGGCAACCGGTACGCGGGCGCGTCCGACGTCGCGCTCGACGACGTCGGGCGCGCGCAGGCGGCGGCGCTCGCGCCGTGGGCGGCGAGCGCGGGCCTCGACGCCGTCGTCGCCTCGGACCTCACGCGTGCGATCGACACGGCGCGCGTCGCCGCCGACGCCGCGGGGGTCGAGCTGCGGGTCGACGCGCGCCTGCGCGAGGTCGACTTCGGCAGCGGGGAGGGGCTCACGACGGCCGAGCAGGAGGCTCGGATGCCGCAGGCGCGCGCCGCCTTCGTCGCGCGTCCGGCGTCGAGCCCGCTGCCCGGCGGGGAGGCCGGTGCCGACGCGGCCGCGCGCGCGTGGGCGGCGCTCGGCGACGTCGTCGACGCGGTCGGCGACGGCACGGCGCTCGTCGTCGCGCACACCACCCTCATCCGCCTCGTGCTCTGCCGTGCGCTCGGCATCCCGCTCGACGAGTACCGCAGGGTCCTCCCGCGGCTCGACAACGCGACCCGCACGACGCTCGACGCGCGCCGCGACGGCGACGGCCTGCGCGTCGCCCTCCTCGCCTACAACGCGCCCGTCGCCTGA
- a CDS encoding FGGY-family carbohydrate kinase — MPEHAAWVGIDLGTQSVRVLAVDDAGGVLGAATHAVRSDRAGGRHEQDPVAWLHAVRTCLRQVTAATSEAGGVVRGVAVASTSGTLVPVDADGAPTGAAVMYDDTRGAPFLDAVASAGAATWARMGYRMQASWALPTLLAMRADGAIAPGGRVAHQADVVAADLVGTAVATDASHALKTGVDLDVVAWPRDVLDALGVDASLLPDVVASGAVLGTVSQAAADATGLPVGCAVVAGMTDGCAAQIAAGALEPGDWSTVLGTTLVLKGVAAERPTGVDAVYAHRAPFELGWWPGGASSTGAGVLSTWLPDADLAALTERARHVAHPPLAYPLVGAGERFPFVAQAARAIVPAGSDAEVLAGAAVGVASIERLAFDVVAHAGLPVDGRRIATGGGSRNPWWARMRATLQQHPLVLPSASEGALGMAMLAAAGVDGEALPAVAARMRAASTTVDPEPLSAWLRDAHVALLDRLRAEGWLPSATHAVALAAIG; from the coding sequence ATGCCTGAGCACGCGGCCTGGGTCGGCATCGACCTCGGCACGCAGAGCGTCCGCGTGCTCGCCGTCGACGACGCCGGTGGCGTGCTCGGCGCGGCCACGCACGCCGTGCGCAGCGATCGCGCAGGCGGTCGGCACGAGCAGGATCCCGTCGCGTGGCTGCACGCGGTGCGCACCTGCCTGCGTCAGGTCACCGCGGCGACCTCCGAGGCGGGTGGCGTCGTGCGCGGCGTCGCGGTCGCGAGCACGTCGGGCACGCTCGTGCCCGTCGACGCCGACGGCGCGCCCACGGGCGCCGCCGTCATGTACGACGACACCCGCGGCGCCCCCTTCCTCGACGCCGTGGCGAGCGCCGGCGCGGCGACGTGGGCGCGGATGGGATACCGCATGCAGGCGTCGTGGGCGCTGCCGACGCTCCTGGCGATGCGGGCCGACGGCGCGATCGCACCGGGCGGCCGCGTCGCCCACCAGGCGGACGTCGTCGCCGCCGACCTCGTGGGCACCGCGGTCGCGACCGACGCCTCGCACGCGTTGAAGACCGGCGTCGACCTCGACGTGGTCGCGTGGCCGCGCGACGTGCTCGACGCGCTCGGCGTCGACGCGAGCCTCCTGCCCGACGTCGTCGCGTCCGGCGCCGTGCTCGGCACGGTCTCGCAGGCCGCCGCCGACGCCACGGGCCTGCCCGTCGGCTGCGCCGTCGTCGCCGGCATGACCGACGGCTGCGCCGCGCAGATCGCCGCGGGCGCGCTCGAGCCGGGCGACTGGAGCACCGTGCTCGGCACGACGCTCGTGCTGAAGGGCGTCGCCGCCGAGCGGCCGACGGGCGTCGACGCCGTCTACGCCCACCGCGCGCCGTTCGAGCTCGGATGGTGGCCGGGCGGCGCGTCGAGCACGGGGGCCGGCGTGCTGTCGACGTGGCTGCCGGATGCCGACCTCGCTGCGCTCACCGAGCGCGCGCGGCACGTCGCGCATCCGCCGCTCGCCTATCCGCTCGTCGGCGCGGGCGAGCGCTTCCCCTTCGTCGCGCAGGCGGCGCGCGCCATCGTGCCCGCGGGATCCGACGCCGAGGTGCTCGCGGGTGCCGCCGTGGGCGTCGCGAGCATCGAGCGCCTCGCGTTCGACGTCGTCGCCCACGCCGGGCTGCCCGTCGACGGGCGGCGCATCGCGACGGGCGGCGGGTCGAGGAACCCGTGGTGGGCGCGGATGCGGGCCACGCTGCAGCAGCATCCGCTCGTGCTGCCGTCGGCGAGCGAGGGCGCGCTCGGCATGGCGATGCTCGCGGCGGCAGGCGTCGACGGCGAGGCGCTGCCCGCCGTCGCGGCGCGCATGCGTGCCGCGTCGACCACCGTCGACCCCGAGCCGCTGTCTGCGTGGCTGCGCGACGCGCACGTCGCGCTCCTCGATCGGCTGCGCGCGGAGGGCTGGCTGCCCTCCGCGACCCATGCCGTCGCGCTCGCTGCGATCGGCTGA
- a CDS encoding class II aldolase/adducin family protein — protein MSVVDDLIRLANAVGEPHRELAILGEGNVSARIDDERMLVKASGASLAATGADDLVEVRLAPILELLHDPNASDDRVAEVLMGARVDPTAKRPSIEGLLHAVVMSLGAQAACHTHPVAVNAIICSDRAEVLLDGPLFPDQIVVLGPEQLMVPYLDPGLGLGLAMHAALTEFRDRTGALPKLTYLRNHGIFAIGQSPAECLRITEMAVKVARIMHGVLAIGAPQHLPAAVVDRIETRPDEHLRRRVLDGRAG, from the coding sequence ATGAGCGTCGTCGACGACCTCATCCGGCTCGCCAACGCGGTGGGCGAGCCGCATCGCGAGCTCGCGATCCTCGGCGAGGGCAACGTCTCCGCCCGCATCGACGACGAGCGGATGCTCGTGAAGGCGAGCGGCGCGTCGCTCGCGGCCACGGGCGCCGACGACCTCGTCGAGGTCCGCCTGGCGCCGATCCTCGAGCTCCTGCACGATCCGAACGCGTCGGACGATCGCGTCGCCGAGGTGCTCATGGGCGCGCGCGTCGACCCGACGGCGAAGCGGCCGAGCATCGAGGGGCTGCTGCACGCCGTCGTCATGTCGCTCGGCGCCCAGGCCGCGTGCCACACGCATCCCGTCGCCGTGAACGCGATCATCTGCTCGGACCGCGCCGAGGTGCTGCTCGACGGGCCGCTCTTCCCCGACCAGATCGTCGTGCTCGGCCCCGAGCAGCTCATGGTGCCCTACCTCGACCCCGGGCTCGGCCTCGGGCTCGCGATGCACGCGGCGCTCACGGAGTTCCGCGACCGCACAGGCGCGCTGCCGAAGCTCACCTACCTGCGCAACCACGGCATCTTCGCGATCGGGCAGAGCCCGGCGGAGTGCCTGCGCATCACGGAGATGGCGGTGAAGGTCGCGCGCATCATGCACGGCGTCCTCGCGATCGGCGCGCCGCAGCACCTGCCCGCCGCCGTCGTCGACCGCATCGAGACGCGGCCCGACGAGCATCTGCGGCGTCGCGTGCTCGACGGCCGTGCTGGCTGA
- a CDS encoding ABC transporter permease: MTTTAPPRADEARATPIGAVRDWVAGGGLRDRTTLLAGLIVALIVVMTIADVAGLTSGRFDSDYLAGALIAFVPLALLALAQLLVITSGRGGIDLSVGSMVSLVGIVFGMLYAQAGWPLVPAVVVAIAFGALLGAINGFLTAYLGYPALITTLATFYAYRSLALVISDSRPISGPEIQALYEGVRAIELPVIGATLPLVPLGVFTFLLPVAIGAWVLLNRTTYGRRLYAIGTNDVAAQWAGIDPRRTRMTAYLLSGALSGLVAVYTVAQFASARPDAGTSGSGMALPAITIAVLGGVAITGGIGRLSGVLLAALLIVWLNASILIVVPGNDGSQMQLLALGVVLLGASLLGGISQRRRRAGLVAPAPMGATQSLQIPDEPAPTARTDRKEGA; encoded by the coding sequence ATGACGACCACCGCACCGCCGCGCGCCGACGAGGCGCGCGCCACCCCGATCGGCGCCGTGCGCGACTGGGTCGCCGGCGGCGGCCTGCGCGACCGCACCACGCTGCTCGCCGGGCTCATCGTGGCGCTCATCGTCGTCATGACGATCGCCGACGTCGCGGGCCTGACCTCCGGTCGCTTCGACAGCGACTACCTCGCGGGCGCCCTCATCGCCTTCGTGCCGCTCGCGCTGCTCGCGCTCGCGCAGCTGCTCGTCATCACCAGCGGGCGCGGCGGCATCGACCTGTCCGTCGGCTCAATGGTCTCGCTCGTCGGCATCGTGTTCGGGATGCTGTACGCGCAGGCGGGATGGCCGCTCGTGCCCGCGGTCGTCGTCGCGATCGCATTCGGCGCGCTGCTCGGCGCGATCAACGGGTTCCTCACCGCCTACCTCGGCTACCCGGCGCTCATCACGACGCTCGCGACCTTCTACGCGTACCGGTCGCTCGCGCTCGTCATCTCCGACTCGCGCCCCATCTCCGGCCCCGAGATCCAGGCGCTCTACGAGGGCGTGCGCGCCATCGAGCTGCCCGTCATCGGCGCGACGCTGCCGCTCGTGCCGCTCGGGGTCTTCACCTTCCTCCTGCCCGTCGCGATCGGCGCGTGGGTGCTGCTCAACCGCACGACGTACGGCAGGCGCCTGTACGCGATCGGCACGAACGACGTCGCCGCGCAGTGGGCAGGCATCGACCCGCGTCGCACGCGCATGACGGCGTACCTGCTCTCGGGTGCGCTCAGCGGCCTCGTCGCCGTGTACACCGTCGCGCAGTTCGCCTCCGCGCGTCCCGACGCCGGCACGAGCGGGTCGGGCATGGCGCTGCCGGCCATCACGATCGCCGTGCTCGGCGGCGTCGCCATCACGGGCGGCATCGGCAGGCTCTCCGGCGTGCTGCTCGCCGCGTTGCTCATCGTCTGGCTGAACGCGTCGATCCTCATCGTCGTGCCCGGCAACGACGGCTCGCAGATGCAGCTGCTCGCGCTCGGCGTCGTGCTGCTCGGCGCGTCGCTGCTCGGCGGCATCTCCCAGCGGCGGCGTCGGGCGGGGCTCGTCGCCCCGGCGCCGATGGGGGCGACGCAGTCGCTGCAGATCCCCGACGAGCCCGCACCGACCGCCCGCACCGACCGCAAGGAGGGCGCATGA